Within Ramlibacter henchirensis, the genomic segment TCGCCTTCGAGCACCGCGGGCGTGAAGCCGGGCTCGGCCGCCATCGCTTCCTCGAGCCACACCGAAGACGCAGCGGCCCGGCGCGGGTCCTTGCGCCAGGGCTGCATGCGAAGCTCGAGCGCCACGGCCGCGTCCCGGTCAGCAGCAGTGCACGAACCGCGGCCGGTACCGGCCCTCGCCCGCGCGGTCGACCGCCGCCACGTGCGGCGCCGCAAAGTGCGTCGGGAACAACAGGCTGCGCTGCTCCGCGCAATGCTCCAGCACCTTGCGCCGGCTCACGCGCGCCAGCACGGGGTCGCCGCAGAAGCGCGTGCTCCAGTCGGGCTCGCACACCTGGATCGGATGGTGGATGGTGTCGCCGCAGAACACGGCGCCGCCGCCCTCCTCCAGCAGCTTGAGCACCACGTGGCCGGGCGTGTGGCCCGGCGTCGGCTCCACCCGCAGCGCGCCGGTGATCTCGTGCAGGCCTTCGAGCAGCTGCGCCTGCCCCGCCTGGATGACGGGCAGCACGCTGTCGTCGTACATGCAGGCGCGGCCGGGGTTCTCCTGGCGGCGGTTGCCGACCTCCGGGTCCCACGCTTCGTTCTCGATGCGCGAGAAGAGGTAGCGCGCATTCGGGAAGGTGGGCACCCAGCGGCCGTTCTCCAGCCGCGTGTTCCATCCCACGTGGTCGGCGTGCAGGTGCGTGCACAGCACGATGTCGATGTCCTGCGGCTTCGCGCCGGCCGCTTCGAGCCGCTCCAGGAACGGCACATTCAGCTGGTGGAAGCGCGGCAACCACGGCCGCTCCTTGTGGTTGCCGGCGCAGGTGTCCAGCAGGATCGTGAGGTCGTCCGTGCGGATCAGCCAGGAGTGGTTGCTCGTGATCAGCCTGTCGTGCACGGGGTCGTAGTGCGTCGGCACCAGCCAGTCGAAGTGCGGCTCGAAACGCGCGCGGTCGAGGTCGGGCAGGAAGTGGCCGGCGACCGAATCGTTCGGGCCCACCTGCTCCTCGACGCGCGTGATGGTGGCGGCGCCCACGCGCCAGGTCTGGGTGGTGATGGACACGTCAGGTGTTCAGGTTCTGGCGCACCGGCCGGCGCCACGGGATCACGGCGCGTTCGATGCGCGCCAGCAGGAGCTGCGAGAGATAGCCGAGCAGCGCCACCAGGATCAGCGCGACGTACATGTCGCGCACCTCGAAGATCTGCCACGAGTGCCAGATCACGTAGCCCAGCCCCTTCTCGGTGCCGAAGTTCTCCGCGATCACCACCACGATCAGCGACATGCCCAGCCCGAGCTGGAAACCGGTGAAGATGAAGGGCAGCGCGGCTGGCAGCGCGATGGTGCGATAGGCCTGCCAGCGCCGCGCGCGGAAA encodes:
- a CDS encoding MBL fold metallo-hydrolase, whose product is MSITTQTWRVGAATITRVEEQVGPNDSVAGHFLPDLDRARFEPHFDWLVPTHYDPVHDRLITSNHSWLIRTDDLTILLDTCAGNHKERPWLPRFHQLNVPFLERLEAAGAKPQDIDIVLCTHLHADHVGWNTRLENGRWVPTFPNARYLFSRIENEAWDPEVGNRRQENPGRACMYDDSVLPVIQAGQAQLLEGLHEITGALRVEPTPGHTPGHVVLKLLEEGGGAVFCGDTIHHPIQVCEPDWSTRFCGDPVLARVSRRKVLEHCAEQRSLLFPTHFAAPHVAAVDRAGEGRYRPRFVHCC